A stretch of Anolis sagrei isolate rAnoSag1 chromosome X, rAnoSag1.mat, whole genome shotgun sequence DNA encodes these proteins:
- the LOC137097976 gene encoding adenosine deaminase domain-containing protein 2-like — protein sequence MPGKEDEGRRVGHRSRLAVSFQKGQLQSAWKEELQSKPLEESLSSSDSAAGVQQGKVSLSPAASFKKPLLDGLDQPEDSVSNKQIEKNQENEIFHQQRCAAITSDMCDMLLGEDRSYQGCMSSVAAFILEREVDNSQSSYKETYELVALGTGDICYEGWMEFNGRRVHDMHGMVVARRALLRYFYKQLLRYCSQDPAAREKCIFCPSGDGVHLALKPKYFLHLYLSRTPSGASENFQTVSSRPNPSVGLHISIKGKLRPASYCRPSVRSAFVYCVSGSDKLTRWSVLGVQGALLSHIILPVYITSVVVADPYQDHTVLHEVVNDRVQLGPGDGLPKLYSQKQMYFFEGPRVAPLDAPPDCRSFSLNWCGGDDMLELVNGTVGKAVRDMAHPGDQYRPSRLCKATMWSMFRKVAREMKREDLVSLPTYHEGKVQAEAYQSAKLQMYTQLRLQDFGKWPQKQLVDNFAS from the exons ATGCCAGGGAAAgaagatgaaggaaggagggtCGGCCATAGATCCAGATTGGCAGTATCGTTTCAGAAAGGCCAGCTTCAATCAGCTTGGAAAGAAGAACTTCAGTCCAAACCTTTAGAAGAATCTCTCTCTTCTTCAGATTCTGCTGCTGGTGTTCAGCAAGGAAAGG TTTCTCTTTCACCCGCTGCCTCTTTTAAGAAGCCGCTCCTAGATGGTTTGGATCAGCCAGAAGACAGTGTCTCTAATAAGCAAATAGAGAAGAACCAAG AAAATGAAATCTTCCACCAGCAGCGATGTGCTGCCATTACCAGTGATATGTGTGACATGCTCCTGGGCGAAGATCGTAGTTACCAAGGATGTATGAGCAGTGTGGCAGCATTCATTCTGGAGAGAG AGGTTGACAACAGCCAGAGCTCCTACAAGGAGACATATGAACTGGTTGCTCTGGGAACAGGAGACATTTGCTATGAAGGTTGGATGGAGTTTAATGGCAggagagtccatgacatgcatgGCATGGTGGTAGCCCGCAGAGCACTGCTGAG ATACTTTTACAAGCAGCTCCTGAGGTACTGTAGCCAAGACCCCGCTGCCCGTGAGAAGTGCATCTTCTGCCCTTCAGGTGATGGAGTTCACTTGGCTCTGAAACCAAAGTACTTTTTGCATCTCTATCTGAGTCGAACGCCCAGTGGAGCTTCAGAGAATTTCCA GACTGTCTCTTCACGGCCAAATCCATCTGTCGGACTCCATATTAGCATTAAGGGGAAGCTGCGGCCTGCCTCGTACTGCCGCCCCAGTGTGCGCTCTGCCTTTGTCTATTGTGTCTCTGGCAGTGATAAACTGACCCGGTGGAGTGTTTTGGGCGTCCAGGGTGCCCTCCTCAGCCACATCATCCTCCCTGTGTATATCACAAGCGTTGTCGTAG CCGATCCTTACCAAGACCACACTGTCCTCCATGAAGTCGTCAATGATCGTGTGCAGCTGGGACCAGGGGATGGCTTACCAAAGCTCTATAGCCAGAAGCAGATGTATTTCTTTGAAGGCCCCCGCGTAGCCCCTCTTGATGCGCCTCCAGACTGTCGTTCCTTCAGCCTCAATTGGTGTGGTGGAGATGACATGCTGGAGCTTGTGAACGGGACTGTCGGGAAGGCAGTACGGGA cATGGCACACCCAGGAGACCAATACCGCCCAAGTCGGCTCTGCAAGGCCACCATGTGGAGCATGTTTAGAAAGGTGGCTCGGGAGATGAAGAGAGAGGACCTGGTATCGCTACCCACATACCATGAAGGCAAA GTCCAAGCGGAAGCCTATCAGAGTGCCAAGCTCCAGATGTACACGCAGCTGAGATTGCAGGACTTTGGCAAGTGGCCCCAAAAGCAGTTGGTGGACAACTTTGCCAGCTAG